The Rouxiella sp. WC2420 region TGGGTACCGGCGGTACGCTTTCAGGGGCGGGGAAATATCTCAGGCAGCTTAACCCGGATATCAAACTGATTGCCGTGGAACCCGGCGTGAATTCTATTCCTGACCGTGACAATCCTGAGGCCAAAGAAATTACCGGTGTTCATGCTTTTAGCCACGTTTTACCGGAGCGGGTGCCGTTAACGTTGGACAGAGAATTGTTCGACGAAGCTATCGCCATCGAAAGTTGGCAGGCGGTGCAGGCGGCTCGTGAAGTGGCAACAACCGATGGCATTTTGATTGGCGAATCTTCCGGTGCAGTACTGTTTGCTGCGCGAGTGGTGGCTCGTCGCCCGGAAAATAAAGGTAAGCGTATTGTCACTATTCTTGCCGACAGTGGCTTGACTTATCTGTCGACCGGCCTGTTTGATAGCACGCTCAGCGTTGAGCAAATAAAAATCGACGCCCTGCGCAAAAGCCGTGTCAGCGCCTAAGAATTCTACTAGCGTTTGCCAGTAAATTATGCCAAAGAATTTATTGTATTAACCCGATGCTATTTTGATGGCGAAGATGCTGCCCCTGCGGTAATACAAAGCGGGGCAGCATTGTAGTGAAGAATTTCGCAATGGAATTTTAGTAAAGAGTTACTGCTTATCCAGAGACCAAGTCGCAGTATTTACGTCAACACTTACCGGTAGTAGTCCGGTGCTCTTGAATTTATCGGCGATGATCTGCTGTTGTTTAAACACTTCCGGCGTCATTCGCTCCGCGCCGAACGGCATTCTCGCCAGTGCTTTTGCCCAGATCTTCTTGTCCAGACCGGTGGATGTAGACTGGATTTCTGCCGTTTCATCAGGATGCGCGTTTGCCCAGTCGCTGGTGGACTTTAGCTCGTCAATTAATTTCAACGCGGTTTGCGGATAAGTTTCGGCAAATTTTCTGCTCGACAGGAAGAAAGTGTAATGTGGCACCAAATCCACGGCGTTGGTCACTTCTCGGGCGTTGGCATGGGTTTCCACTTCAGCCAGGAACGGGTCCCAGATAGCCCACGCATCAATGGCTCCGCGTTGGAAGGCGGCGCGGGCATCGCTTGGGGCCAGGTATACTGGGGTAATGTCTTTATAACTCAGACCGGCTTTCTCCAACGCAGCGACCAGCAAATAGTTGACGTCAGAACCTTTATTCAGCGCCACGCGTTTTCCCTTAAGATCGGCCACAGTTTTGATGGTCGAATTTGCGGGTACCACGATAGCTTCTGTTTTCGGACTGGCAGGAGAGTGCGCCAGATACACCAGATCGGCCTTCGCCGCCTGGGCAATCACTGGGGGTGCATCACCGGTTGCCGCGAGGTCAATACTTCCGACGTTGAGGCCTTCAAGCATTTGTGGACCCGCGGTGAATTCCACCCACTTAACCGCAATACCCTGTTTCTTGAAATCGGCATCCAGCGTGCCGCGATATTTCAGCAGCGCGAAAATATTGGCTTTTTGATAGCCAATATTGACCACTTTTGGCAACGCCTCGGCACTAGCCGAGGGTATCGAACCTAAAAGCACTGCCGCAGACAGCACACTACGCACTAAAATTTTCATTAATTGTTTTCCTGAGCTTATAGCTGAAAGATCGGTAGTGGAAAAAATATAACAAAATTCGTAATAAGCGCTTAATAGAATAAAGTCATAACTTAGATGAAAGCTTTACTCGGCCCAGACCGCATCGCGAACGTTAATAGCACGCGCAATTAATCCCAGCGCATAGAAACGATCGGCGATGGCTTGCTGGTCGCGGATAATCCCTAAACCCATTCTCTGGGTTTGATGACTGCGGCGCGCCAGCGCAAGATTTAGCGAATCTGTGGCCAGTCCAAGCTCGGCGGAGAGCAGGCTGGCCGCCTCGTTTCGGTTGGCATCGATATAACGCCCGGTCTGCACCAGCGCGTCCATCAACTGATGCAGCAGATCGCCTGAATGGGTGGCAAATTCGCGGTGCGCCAGATAAAACTGATGATTGTTCACCCGCCCGCTGCCGTTGGCGATAACGCGCAGTTGCCCGCAGCGTTCGGCGTCGCTGAGCAGCGGGTCCCACATCATCCAGGCATCAACGGCGTGGTGATCGCTGGGCGTCAGCGGATATTTAGGCGGCGAATACACGACTCTCACGTCGTCAAGCGTCAGGCCTGCCTCGTCGAGAATCTGCACCAGCAGATAATGAACGTTGGAACCTTTATTTACTGCGATACGTTTACCCCGCAGATCGCTGATATTTACGATGGGGCTTTCATTCGCGACCAGCAGCGCCACGCTTTGCGGTGCCGCAGGTTCCCAGGCGACATACAGCACCCGATTATCACTGGCCTGTGCAAACAGCGGCGGAACTTCGCCAGTGGTGCCGAAATCAATCTCGCCGTTGCTCAATGCATGCAGTAATTGAGGACCGGCGGGGAATTCACTCCACAGCACGCTAATCCCGCGGCCCGCGAACTGCTGTTCCAGCGATTGTCGCGCCTTGAGAATCCCGAGATTGCCAAATCTTTGATAGCCAATCCGCAGCTCGCGTTCATGGGGCGCGCGATTGCGGTGACTGCGCAGGCCGTTGCCACTGAGGCTGCGTCGCGGTTTGATTAAACCGAGATGCCCCAGATGCGTGCGCAGTGTGTGACGACTGATCCCCAGCAGCGACGCGGTTTGCAGCTGATTGCTGCCGCTGATTTCAAAGGCATTGCGCACCAGTGCATCGGTGACTCGTTGATAAATCTGCTGATTGCCGCTTTGCAGATGCTGACGGATAAAGTCGTCCAGCGCCTGTTCACTGGCGGGTAAAGTGTCTGCGCTCACCGAGCTGAGACGCAGTTGGCGTGGAGAAATGATCGTTTCGCGGCTGAGCAGCACGGCATTGTGCAGGGTATTTTCCAGCTCGCGAATATTGCCCGGCCACGGATATTCCATCAAGGCAGCCATCGTCTCGTCGCTAAGTTGTAGCTGAGGGCGGCCGAGACGACGGGCATACAGCCGCAGAAAGTGCTCTGCCAGCAGTGGAATATCTTCACGACGCTGGCGCAGCGGCGGCAGGGTTACGGCTGCAACATTGAGACGATAATAGAGATCTTCCCGGAAACGGCGTTCGCGGATCGCCTGCGCTAAATCAACGTGAGTCGCAGCAATTACCCGCACATTGACCTTCACGGCGCGGTGCGAGCCAACCCGGGTTACCTCACGTTCCTGCAACACTCGTAACAGTTTGACCTGCAAAGGTAAACTCAGCTCGCCTATTTCATCCAGCAGCAGCGTTCCGCCCTCGGCGGCTTCAAACCAACCCTGATGGCGATCGCGTGCGCCGGTAAATGCGCCTTTTTCATGACCAAACAGTTCCGACTCCGCCAGGCTTTCCGTGAGCGCACCGCAGTTCACTGCCAAAAATGGCTGCTGCCTGCGCGGGCTGTGGTGATGCAGATAACGGGCCACCACCTCTTTGCCGGTTCCGGTTTCCCCTACAATCAGCACAGTGGCGTCGGTAGGGGCGAGGCGGTCAAGCACGCTTTGAAAGGCGAGCGACGCGGGATCGATCAAAGTAGGGCCGTGATTCTGCATCTTTCACTCCAGCGGGTTGGTAAACGGTAAGAAACAATACCGTTGTACTGGCCGTTGAGCGAGACGGCAAAATTGAGATTTGTTGCAAATGCGGCAGCGTGGTGGCAGCGGCTGTTGCATTTGCAACAAATTTTTGGACATGCATAATTTTTAACGCATTGATATTTATTGATTTTAAATTTTTACCGTCTTGGCATACTTCCTGCTTTAACCTTTATAACCAAACGGATGTTTTGTATCTAATAAATTAAGATATCGTTATATAGGAAAGTGATAATGAGCGACTCAGTACAGGACAACATCAACGTATTCTGGTTTCTACCGACCCATGGAGACGGGCGTTATCTGGGAACCACTGAGGGTGGCCGTCCGGTAGATTTACCTTATTTACAACAAGTTGCATTAGCTGCCGATAGTCTCGGCTACTACGGCGTGCTCATTCCAACCGGTAAAAGCTGTGAAGATTCCTGGCTGGTAGCCTCGGCATTGGCACCGATTACCAAAAAACTGCGTTATCTGGTCGCGGTGCGTCCGGGACTGCAACCGCCGACGCTGGCGGCACGCATGGCGGCAACGCTGGATCGACTGTCAGAAGGCCGCTTGCTTATCAACGTGGTGACCGGCGGCGATCCGGTAGAAAACAAAGGCGACGGTATTTTCCTCAGCCACGCCGAGCGTTATCAGGTGACGCGCGAATTCCTTGACGTTTATTCCCGCCTGCTGAAGGGCGAAAAAGTTGATTACCACGGCGAACATATTCATGTCGAGGGCGCTGAAGTGCTGTTTCCGCCGGTTCAGGAAGATGGCCCACCGCTGTATTTCGGAGGGTCTTCTGACGAGGCCATCGACGTGGCGGCTAATCAGATCGACACCTACCTGACCTGGGGTGAACCGGTGGAGCAGGTTAAAGAGAAGCTTGAAGTGGTGCGCAGACGTGCCACCGCGCGTGGTCGTAAACTGAATTACGGCATTCGTTTGCACGTTATTGTGCGTGAAACCGAAGAGGAAGCCTGGGCAGCCGCTGACCGTTTAATTGCTCATCTTGATGAAGACACTATCGCCGCCGCGCAGAAAATTTTTGCGCGCATGGATTCCACCGGGCAGGCACGTATGAGCGCCCTGCACGGCGGTTCTCTCGACGGACTGCGTATTGCGCCAAACCTGTGGGCCGGTGTCGGGCTGGTTCGCGGCGGCGCGGGGACGGCGCTTGTGGGTAATCCGCAGCAGGTCGCCGAGCGTATTCGTGAGTATCAGGCGCTGGGCATCGAGAACTTTATCTTCTCTGGTTATCCGCACCTCGAAGAGGCTCATCGCTTTGCCGAACTGGTGATGCCGCTGCTGCCACTGGCCTTTAACGCCGAAAAAAAGCAGCGCACGGTGAATACCGGGCCGTTCGGCGAAACCATCGGTGGCGATCGCCGTCCGGTGAAACAAACCAGCGCCAGCTAAGGAACTATTCATGAGCCAACAATCAATCGATCAACCTATTCAGTTTGCCTATTGGGTGCCAAACGTTTCTGGCGGGCTGGTGATCAGCAATATTGAACAGCGCACCAGCTGGGATTTCGACTACAACCGCAAGCTGGCGCAAATCGCCGAACGTGCCGGGTTCGATTACGCACTGACGCAAATTCGTTTTACCGCCGGTTACGGGGCTGACAATCAGCATGAGTCCGTGAGTTTTTCTCAGGGGCTACTCGGTGCTACCGAAAAGCTGAAAGTGATTGCCGCACTGCTGCCCGGTCCGTGGAATCCTACATTGGCGGCCAAACAAATCGCCACTATCAGCCATCTAACCCATGCCCGCATCGCGGTAAATATCGTCAGCGGCTGGTTTCGCGGTGAGTTTAAGGCGATTGGCGAGCCGTGGTTGGACCACGAAGAACGCTACCTGCGATCCGAAGAGTTTATCCGCTGCCTTCGCGGTATTTGGCAGGAGGAAACGTTTAATTTTGCCGGTGATTTCTACCGCTATCGTGACTATGTGATGAAGCCAAAACCGCTTAATCCGCTGCCAGAAATCTTCCAGGGTGGCAGTTCACGCGCGGCTCGCGACATGGCCGCTCGTGTCTCCGACTGGTATTTCACCAATGGCAATAGTGTAGAAGGCATCCGCCAGCAGGTTGAAGATATTCAGCTGAAAGCAGCTGCTAATCAGCATCAGGTCAAGGTAGGCGTTAACGGTTTTGTCATTGCCCGCGATACCGAACAGCAGGCGCAGCAGGTATTGCAGGAAATTGTGGCTCAGGCCAATCCCGAAGCGGTAAAAGGCTTTGCCCATGAGGCAAAAAATGCCGGAAATGCTTCGCCTGAAGGTGAAGGTAACTGGGCAAAATCCACCCTTGAAGATTTAGTCCAATATAACGATGGCTTTAAAACCAATCTGATTGGTACACCGCAGCAAATTGCCGAGCGCATCATTGCACTGAAAAATACCGGCGTCAGTCTGATGCTGCTGGGCTTCCTGCACTTCCATGAGGAGGTCGAGTTCTTTGGCCGCGAGGTTATCCCGCGGGTTCGTGAATTGGAACGCCAGCAGCAGCGGGAGCTGGCGCATGGCTGACCGGCGTATCGTCATCGTCGGCGGCGGTTTTTCTGGTACCGCGCTGGCAGTACACCTGCTGCGCAACGGCGCTAGTGGACTGAAAGTTACGGTGATAGAACCCCGTGAACAGCTGGCGCGCGGCGTGGCCTATGGCACGCAGGATCCGGCGCATCGCATCAATGTGCCAGCCGAGCGGATGCAGCTTTCAGCAGCCGAAGAGGGCGATTTTGATCGCTGGTATCGAACCACCGAGGCTTTTAATGAAGATACTGCGGCCCGCTGGCACGACGGCAAAGTCTATCCGCAGCGCGGCCAGTTTGGTGTTTATATCGCCGAACAGCTTTCCCGCGCGGCAGCGTCTTCTCCTGTCGAGTTGACCCACGTCCGCGAGCCGGCGGTGGCGCTGGAGGGCGACACAGTGATCACCGCTTCCGGCCAGCGTTACCAGGCTGATGAGGTGGTGCTGGCAATCAGCCACCCTCCACCGGCATTGCCCGGCGCGCTTGAAGCATTAAAAGATCACCCGGCAGTGATTGCCAATCCGTGGGAGGTTGATGCTTTGGACCGTGTTGCAGAACAGGATCGCGTGGCGATCATCGGCAGCGGTTTAACCATGTCTGACGTAGTGGCTTCGCTAAATCGATTGGGTCATCAGGGGCCGGTGGTGGCATTTTCCCGCCGTGGCCAGCTGCCGCGCCCGAATCTCGGCGGTTCTTTTGAACCGCGCCCGTTGAATTATCAGCAACAACAAGCCAGCACCGCGCGCGGCTGGTTGCGACGGGTCCGCCAGGAGGTGGCGCAGGCGGCGGAGCAAAACCTGCCTTGGCAGCTGGTACTGGATGACATTCGCCTTCACGGCCAACAGCTGTGGCAGCAACTTTCCCTAAACGAGCAGCGCCGTTTTTTGCGCCACCTCCGCCCGTGG contains the following coding sequences:
- a CDS encoding aliphatic sulfonate ABC transporter substrate-binding protein, producing the protein MKILVRSVLSAAVLLGSIPSASAEALPKVVNIGYQKANIFALLKYRGTLDADFKKQGIAVKWVEFTAGPQMLEGLNVGSIDLAATGDAPPVIAQAAKADLVYLAHSPASPKTEAIVVPANSTIKTVADLKGKRVALNKGSDVNYLLVAALEKAGLSYKDITPVYLAPSDARAAFQRGAIDAWAIWDPFLAEVETHANAREVTNAVDLVPHYTFFLSSRKFAETYPQTALKLIDELKSTSDWANAHPDETAEIQSTSTGLDKKIWAKALARMPFGAERMTPEVFKQQQIIADKFKSTGLLPVSVDVNTATWSLDKQ
- a CDS encoding aliphatic sulfonate ABC transporter substrate-binding protein; protein product: MQNHGPTLIDPASLAFQSVLDRLAPTDATVLIVGETGTGKEVVARYLHHHSPRRQQPFLAVNCGALTESLAESELFGHEKGAFTGARDRHQGWFEAAEGGTLLLDEIGELSLPLQVKLLRVLQEREVTRVGSHRAVKVNVRVIAATHVDLAQAIRERRFREDLYYRLNVAAVTLPPLRQRREDIPLLAEHFLRLYARRLGRPQLQLSDETMAALMEYPWPGNIRELENTLHNAVLLSRETIISPRQLRLSSVSADTLPASEQALDDFIRQHLQSGNQQIYQRVTDALVRNAFEISGSNQLQTASLLGISRHTLRTHLGHLGLIKPRRSLSGNGLRSHRNRAPHERELRIGYQRFGNLGILKARQSLEQQFAGRGISVLWSEFPAGPQLLHALSNGEIDFGTTGEVPPLFAQASDNRVLYVAWEPAAPQSVALLVANESPIVNISDLRGKRIAVNKGSNVHYLLVQILDEAGLTLDDVRVVYSPPKYPLTPSDHHAVDAWMMWDPLLSDAERCGQLRVIANGSGRVNNHQFYLAHREFATHSGDLLHQLMDALVQTGRYIDANRNEAASLLSAELGLATDSLNLALARRSHQTQRMGLGIIRDQQAIADRFYALGLIARAINVRDAVWAE
- the ssuD gene encoding FMNH2-dependent alkanesulfonate monooxygenase, which translates into the protein MSDSVQDNINVFWFLPTHGDGRYLGTTEGGRPVDLPYLQQVALAADSLGYYGVLIPTGKSCEDSWLVASALAPITKKLRYLVAVRPGLQPPTLAARMAATLDRLSEGRLLINVVTGGDPVENKGDGIFLSHAERYQVTREFLDVYSRLLKGEKVDYHGEHIHVEGAEVLFPPVQEDGPPLYFGGSSDEAIDVAANQIDTYLTWGEPVEQVKEKLEVVRRRATARGRKLNYGIRLHVIVRETEEEAWAAADRLIAHLDEDTIAAAQKIFARMDSTGQARMSALHGGSLDGLRIAPNLWAGVGLVRGGAGTALVGNPQQVAERIREYQALGIENFIFSGYPHLEEAHRFAELVMPLLPLAFNAEKKQRTVNTGPFGETIGGDRRPVKQTSAS
- the sfnG gene encoding dimethylsulfone monooxygenase SfnG; the encoded protein is MSQQSIDQPIQFAYWVPNVSGGLVISNIEQRTSWDFDYNRKLAQIAERAGFDYALTQIRFTAGYGADNQHESVSFSQGLLGATEKLKVIAALLPGPWNPTLAAKQIATISHLTHARIAVNIVSGWFRGEFKAIGEPWLDHEERYLRSEEFIRCLRGIWQEETFNFAGDFYRYRDYVMKPKPLNPLPEIFQGGSSRAARDMAARVSDWYFTNGNSVEGIRQQVEDIQLKAAANQHQVKVGVNGFVIARDTEQQAQQVLQEIVAQANPEAVKGFAHEAKNAGNASPEGEGNWAKSTLEDLVQYNDGFKTNLIGTPQQIAERIIALKNTGVSLMLLGFLHFHEEVEFFGREVIPRVRELERQQQRELAHG
- a CDS encoding FAD/NAD(P)-binding protein; translated protein: MADRRIVIVGGGFSGTALAVHLLRNGASGLKVTVIEPREQLARGVAYGTQDPAHRINVPAERMQLSAAEEGDFDRWYRTTEAFNEDTAARWHDGKVYPQRGQFGVYIAEQLSRAAASSPVELTHVREPAVALEGDTVITASGQRYQADEVVLAISHPPPALPGALEALKDHPAVIANPWEVDALDRVAEQDRVAIIGSGLTMSDVVASLNRLGHQGPVVAFSRRGQLPRPNLGGSFEPRPLNYQQQQASTARGWLRRVRQEVAQAAEQNLPWQLVLDDIRLHGQQLWQQLSLNEQRRFLRHLRPWWDVHRYRIAPQVSAVIEQLHSEGRLQLQAARLLSAKAEGNALRLTLQPRGGEPKILLVDKLVVTTGPAHGTLLKTDALLNQLATQGLIQADPLALGIAVNADSQTLNLDNEANPHLYVVGPSARGRFGELMGLPQVAEHAETVARQLLDIHASQPVERCPTSPKIF